Genomic segment of bacterium:
GAGGACCGGAAGAGGGGCTGACCATGGTTCAACCAATGGAGGGCATCCGCATCCTGGATGTCTGCGACCACACCTTTGTGCCTGCCGCCTCCGCGGTGCTGGCCGACTGGGGGGCCGACGTCATCAAAATCGAGCACGCCCAGCGGGGCGACGCCGCTCGCGGCTTGGGATCGAGCGGCGCCCTCGATCTCACCGGCAAAGTCCACGCCATTCTGGGGCACGCCAATCGAGGCAAGCGCAGCCTCGGCCTCGACCTCCAAACCGAGGAGGGATTGTCGGTGCTGCACCGATTGATTTCCATCTCCGATGTCTTCCTCATCAACAAGCCGCCCAATGTGCGTAAGCGTCTCCACATCACCGAAGAGGAGGTGCGGCAGCACAACAAGGACATCGTGTACGCCGCAGGCACCGCGTGGGGGCCCAAGGGGCCAGAAGGCGATAGGGGTGGTTATGACATGACCTCGTTCTGGGTGCGATCAGGGGCAGCGATGGCCACCTGGTACACCGACGACGAGCGAATGCCCTCGCAACCCGGGCCGGCCTTCGGCGACTCCATTGGGGCAATGACCATCGCGGGAGGAATTGCCACCGCGTTGTTCCACCGAGAGCGCACCGGCGAGGCCCTATCCCTGGAAGTCTCCCTGCTCGGGACCGGCCTGTGGGCCATGGGAGCCGGTGTGGCCATGTCTCACGTCAGCAAC
This window contains:
- a CDS encoding CoA transferase, which codes for MVQPMEGIRILDVCDHTFVPAASAVLADWGADVIKIEHAQRGDAARGLGSSGALDLTGKVHAILGHANRGKRSLGLDLQTEEGLSVLHRLISISDVFLINKPPNVRKRLHITEEEVRQHNKDIVYAAGTAWGPKGPEGDRGGYDMTSFWVRSGAAMATWYTDDERMPSQPGPAFGDSIGAMTIAGGIATALFHRERTGEALSLEVSLLGTGLWAMGAGVAMSHVSNTPWRPIDLSGARQPLLGNYVTADGYTINITCLQPLPYWQEFCRVIGRPELIEDERFTSYETLTENAGPAREIVNEVVSSRTLEELRELFTDFSGQWTPALDTLEIIDDPQVKANGYVQDAETQDGIPFKLVAVPVQFNGEPAAPGRAPGFNEHGDEILTENLGMDWEEVIDLKVKGVVA